CCCCCGTAAGAGGGCAACACAAACGGAGAGGATAAACAATCAAAGgtggaaacaaaaataataaagtaataGTAAGCTAATAGTAGGCTAATAATAAAGTAATAACAAGGCAAAATGAAAGGCGCACACGCCGTGTCCTGCTTGACCCTCTTGTTGGCCCTTGTCCACAATTCCGTGTCCGCAAAAATAAACCTTGTGTCGCACAATTCTGTTCCCAGAATTGGCGGCGAAGAGGGCTCCGACGAAAAGGTCATAACGTGCGTCACTAAATATGTCATTAAAGGAGACTTAGAAATTGATGATGGAGGGTTTTGTAACAGCAACATAGGTTCTCAACCGCAGTCCCCCCCAGGGTCATGCACTGATGGGGGAGCGAGCCCAGGAAATTATTGTGATAACTATTATGATATATCTTTAGTTGTTGAGGAGTCTAGCTTTGTTCAGAAGGATTACTGGCAGAAAGGAACGATCCCCTTTTTAGAATCTATGGTTAGGAATGCCCGAGTGAGTAAGGACAAGGCCCACATGTCCGTAGTGCTATTCGCTCGAGACCCACGTGTTATCGTCCCATTCACTGATGAGGCTAGTCAAGATAAGGATAAGTTGATTGAGAGAGTTCGAGCCATAGATGACGTAGGGACCAGACCCGATACGCTCTACGTATACGCATTGGAACACACCTTGGAGCATGTCATTTTTGGAGAGGGTACCAGGAAGGATGCCCCGAAAGTTGTAGTCCTGTTTTACTACGGATTTGACTATGGAGCGAATAAGAGCCTCATCCCTGACGTGGTGGAAGATTACAGAGAGAGGAATGTCAAACTGGTGATAGTGGGAATTGCCCTAGGGAACAGGGACAACGCATACTTGCTTGGAGGATGTGCCATCGGCGACCAGAACTGCGCGAACGTGATATTTAAGCCCTGGGACTTTGTGATCCCTGCGGCCGCggaggtgaaggagaaaatatgCAGCAAGGGGGACAGCGACTCTACGGACTGAAGTGGGTGGAGTGCACCAGGAGGCGGCTCGGAGTGGGCAGGTGAAGATGTCCGAAGATGCCACCGCAACCCATTCGTTTCAAACTCGCTGGTGGGGTAGAAGACCGCCTGCCGCGAGTCATGTTAAGACTGGGATGCGCTTTTACAAGGCAAGAAGCCGGCTCCGCATGGCCAATCTTCACTGCATCTCCTCTCGAAAGAGTTTCATTTGTGCGTGTATATACATCTGCACACGAGCGTATACGTGTCGACCATGCGCCCTTTGGTGGAAGCACCTGGGTGCATTCGAATGTGCGCAAGAGCgaatttacatgtacatgcgtaACTAAGAAACTAGAGTAGATACTAAAGCGGTAGGTTTTGAAAAGAGacaagggaggaaaaaaaaaaaaaagaagtgggTCGCGGGAGGGGTCCACTTTGAGGTAAGACTCACGTGGAAAATGCTTCCCCCTTGGTGAGAGGAACACCTGGAGGGGCCTACTTTTCTCTGTGGGAGTTTTATTCCCAGAAGTGGGTTGACCCTTCGGTGGGggtccttttttggggggatgGACGAAGGGGAGTAGAGGTTGGACGATGGAAACTTCGAAGCGAGCAGATCtacttctccccattttgtgaaggcatatatatttgcCTCTTCCTGTTGGCTCTTTTATTGCGTCCCTTTGGGAAAGTAACCCCCCGGTGGGATGGCCAACTGGGGCGAACATTATACACGTCTACGCACTTTGCAGCAGAAATGGGGTCCACCAAAAGGGTTTTAccacccccatttttggGTCATTTCCGATGAGGGAGCTTCCCAGTGAAGGAGGTAGTGCTGCGAGAGTGCCTGATGAGGGGCTCTTCTCGTAAGTTCATTCCGTCCTCATTGGGGCATTTACCTATGTATAGTTAAACCCTTCGGGGTAGCGAAGTTGGGGTGGATGGCGCGAACGCCTGCTCGATGAACGAGGGGGAGTTTTCTCCCATGGAGTTATGTTCACAGGGGTGAATGCGTTTTTGCAGAGAGCGAGGACATACAACAGTTGGTTGATTGTCCTCCAGGTGGCGACTTAGCAGTGGGCTGACGGGTGCGCCAAATGGCCCATCCCTCTGGGTAGAAGCGAAACGAATTCAAGTGAAGGCacctttttgcttctcctcacatgggtcaaaatattttgtggAGATTGCCTTCATTTCGAATGGTACATTTGGGGATAACGCCATTGGAACGATTTAGAcgactagccattttttgtaaatttttttttctccagaGTGGCGGCGAGCTTTTCTTCGCGTCGTAAGAAGGAAACATATGGAGCGCTTGTAATGTAAAAGTGTTATGGGCCTTTTTTTATAGTGTCAGCTTTTTGTGCGTTGTAAGTTTACGAGTGGGGCAATTTTTACCGTTCGGCGGAGAAGTCCACTTTGGTGGGATGGCAGAGGGAGgctaattctttttttgtggggAGTCACAAAGCGCAACAAATGAGAATTCCCCAATGCAGTGTGATTCCCCCTGTGTTCGATAATTAAAGAGAGTTATTCGAGTTGAGCTTATTTGGGAGAGgcgtaaacaaaaaaaaaattgtgacaTAATTTGTGTAGCAgcgttttcaaaaaatgcatatggTGAGTATGTTTTGCTTCCCATTAAGGAGGCTATAATGAAGCGTTTTTTTCAGTCGgatggcatttttttgaaggggaccatttcgccatttttttaccatatCAGAGGGTGTGTTTTGAATGACCCTCGCGGGGGAATGATGATTGGCCGCTAAAACGTTGGAGGGTTTCCACTTGGGAGGTACACAAAAGGGATGGCAacaaagcgaaaaaaggtacatttatcatttttttttttcgttatttggTACACTGTTTTGTTTCAAATGCGAGTGTGAAGGGGGAACAATTGGGAACATATTTAGTGAGCGCGTGTGTTGAGCGTGAGAATCGCGCTAAATTTGCGGGACCCTTtggagtgttttttttccttatggGGGGAAACAGACTTAGCAAGTGGGAAGCGGCGTGCCTTCGGCGCTCCCCTGATGGggaattattaaattttttgggAAGGCTGGAAAGGTCGCACTGCACAGATAGTGGGAATCaccaaaaatgggggaagcaatTTTGCGGGTTGAAGAACAGGCATGGCTAGCTGGAAGAAATGGGCGCTCGTGGGGgcaccataaaaaaaataatgcattcGCGAGAGGTACACTATTGATGTTGAAAATATAAcctaatgaaaaaaattgaattgaAGTCCTCAGGTTCTTTAATGCATAGCAGCTTGAGGCAGACGTCAATTAGGTGACTGTGGTAGTACAATTGAAATAGTCTCGAGCTTAGCGAATTATATCTTGCATGATCATGTCGTGACTGTGTTTTGGAAAGTAAGTAGCCATAGTAAAGTAAAGTAAAGTAAGTAGTAAGTAGCGATAGTAAAGTAGCGATAGTAAAGTAGCGATAGTAAAGTAGCGATAGTA
This genomic window from Plasmodium vivax chromosome 1, whole genome shotgun sequence contains:
- a CDS encoding von Willebrand factor A-domain-related protein, putative (encoded by transcript PVX_093675A), encoding MKGAHAVSCLTLLLALVHNSVSAKINLVSHNSVPRIGGEEGSDEKVITCVTKYVIKGDLEIDDGGFCNSNIGSQPQSPPGSCTDGGASPGNYCDNYYDISLVVEESSFVQKDYWQKGTIPFLESMVRNARVSKDKAHMSVVLFARDPRVIVPFTDEASQDKDKLIERVRAIDDVGTRPDTLYVYALEHTLEHVIFGEGTRKDAPKVVVLFYYGFDYGANKSLIPDVVEDYRERNVKLVIVGIALGNRDNAYLLGGCAIGDQNCANVIFKPWDFVIPAAAEVKEKICSKGDSDSTD